ACCGGCGCCACATCCAGTACGAGCGGCTCCACAACGGGTACGACGACTACGGGCACGACATCGGGCACGACAACTACGGGCGCCACAACGGGCACGACGACCTCCGGCACGTCCACTACGGCCAGTAGCTCGCAGTTTAGCTCTTCAGAAGGCAGCCAGCATTTGCCCGTGGCCGAGGACCTGACCGACAAGGACAAGAAGAAAAACGAGACCATGAACGAGTACAACACGACCATGACCAAAGTGGCCATGGCCTCGGCCTACTGCGGCGGCACCTACTTGAAAAATATGGATAAGCTGGTTTTGGGCTACACGCTTCTCGGCGACGCCTATCTGGCTCAGGGGAACTATTCCAACGCCCAGCTTGCCTACAATGCCGCTCTGGAGCTGGATGAGAACAATGCCAAGGCCACTGGCGGCCTGGGGCTCACCTATATCGGCCTGGGGGCCGGCACGGCCGCGCTTTCGACGCTCAATCTGGCTGTGACCTACGACCCGACGCTGCCCAATGTCTATGTGGACCGGGCCTCCTACTGGGTCAGCATCGGCGATCCCGGCCGCGCCCTGGAAGACGACACCACCGCGTTGTCTCTGGATGCCGGCTATGCCCGGGCCTACGACGCCATTGGCCGGCTGCGCTACGACGCCGGCAGCTATCAGGCGGCCATAACCGAGTATGACAAGGCTCTGGCTCTCCAGCCCTCTTATGTGGCCGCCCTCAAGCACCGGGCCAAAGCCTGGCAGGCCCTGGCCGCAGCCGATCCGGCCCAGGCCGCCACCTACAACCAGAACGCCCAGAACGATTTGGACAAAGCCAGTTCCCTGCAACAGCTCGTGACAACGTCCAGTTCTGCAACCTCTACGAGCACAAGCTCCTTGTACTCTTCCTCCCTAACGACGGCGGGCACGACCACCACGCTGCCTTCGTCCCTGGATTCCGGTATCCGCTAGTCCGGCTATCTGGCCTTGTCCGACGAAACAGACACGGCCACGGACAGATCGGCGTCAACGCCGCCTTTAGGGGACGGTTGCAATATGAACTGGCGGATGCGGATGCCGCGTTTGGGCGACTCCACCTGCTGCACAAAGGCCAAAAGCTGGTTCATGCCAAGGCCGGTCAGGCGCAGATCGACGGCCATCTCGCGACGTCCGCCGCCAAGTTCGCGATTGGCCGGGCGCATGAACTCCACATTGTCTTTGACCTTTTCCTTGGTGGCCACGCTTTCAACCAGGGAAAACAGCGAAAACCCTTCCGGCAGCGTCTCTCCGGTCGGAGACTGCCCGACGGTTGACAGTTGTCCGGCCAACTGTCTGGCTTCGTCCAGAGCGCGCATGGCTTCGCCCAGCCGTTTTTCCCGCACGGCCAGCCCGTCGGCCAGGGGCAGGGCCACCCACAGATACAGCCCCAGAACCAAGGCTGTCCCACCACCGGCCAGCAGCAGGGGATGCGGCAGCGGGCGTTTCATGGGGCCTGCTCCCGCCCACCGGCCAACCGCAGATCGAGCTGGAATTCCACCTGCTTTTTATCCGGCATGTTTTTGGCTCCCTTGATCTCCACGGAGGCAAATACAGGTATGGCCGACAGACGCCGTTTGACGGCGTCAACGGTGGTGTAGTCGTCGGCCACGGCGTCGATCGTCACCCGCGCATCGTCAGCAGCAATGCGCCGGGCCTGAACCTTGCCGCTGGCCCCGAGTTCCTTGTGGATGGCGGCCAATACTTCGAGGATGGTGCCTGTCCCGGCTCCGCTGCGGTCCCGACCAGCGGTCATTTCGGCCAGTCGGCCGCGCACAACGGAGACTTTCTGCGAGAGCGTGAGCCCGGGAGCCAACTCTGGCGCAGCCGCGGCCACAATGGCGCTGGTTTCGTTCTGGATTTTTGTCAGGGCATCGTCGAGTCGCCAGTAGGCGGCAACCAGGGCCAGCACAGCGCAAAGGACCAGCAGCGCCAGAGACCCGCCGGCCATGACGAAGGCCCGACGGAGCGAGGCGCGCGACAGCGCCGGGGTGAGAGTGCCGCGCAAAAAGTTGGCCGTTCCCGGACCCTTGGCAGCGAGCAAGGCCAACCCGTAGGCTGCGGCATAGGCATCGGGCAAGGGTTCGCCTCCGGGCAGGAGCGGCCAGCCCGCACGCTCGGCCAGGCAGGAGGACGGCACGGCCAGGGCCTTTTCCAGGGCATTGGCGTGGGCCGCAGCGCAGGCGTCGCCGACAACCGCCAGGGACAGTCCGGCCGGGGCCTGCGAGGCCATGGCCGAGAGGGTCAGAACCGCTTCCCGAACCAGAAAGGCGCTGATGTCGGGTGTGTCGTCGTCGGCGCTGCCGGTGGGGGCGGGCAGACTGCGCCAGGTCAGGGCGGCGCCGTGCAGGCGGCAGACGAAATCAGCCCGGCCATCAAGCAAACACACGCACAAGGCGGCGCCGTCTGCGGGGAACAGGGTGGCAAGCAGCGTGTCCAGACCGGCCAGATCAAGGCAGGCAGCGCTTGGCGGCAATCCCTGGGCCGTCAGGGCGGCTGTTTGGCCAATCAGGGCGTCCAGGGGCACAGCGGCGGCCAGGGTCATGGCGGCCGGGGGCGTGGCCAGGGCCGTGGGCGTCCAGCTCAGGGCGACATCCGTCAGGGGCGTGACCAAGTACGGTTCGAATTCCGGCCCAAGGACAAGATCAATCTTGCTGGACGCAGTGAAGGGAAAGGGCAGGCGGCGAAGGACGGCGGCAGCGCCGTCGAGGCCCAGGATAATCTGGTCGGCGGGCTGCATCCCCTCCGGGATGAGGGCGGCAGCCTGGGCTGCCATGGCCTCGGGCAATGCGCCAGGCAGGAGGGCGACACTTGCCGCCAGCGTGACGACAAACCGCCCCCGGCTGTGCTCCAGGTGCAAAACTTTGAGTGATTCCGGCCGTTCACAGACAGCCAGGATGGATTCTCGCATACAGTCCTTGTGGCACGCCAGAGGCCTTAACGCAACTCCCGGTACAGGACCTTGCAATTGGGTATTTGGTTCGACTGTTTGCCCTGTTCACGCTTGAGGACGGCGTACAGGCGTCTTTGGGCCGAGCCGGAACGGCCGATGAGCAACACGGAAAAATACAGGCTGCGCGTGCTCAGGACACCCTGGGGCCACTCGGCATTCTGACCCCCGCCAGCTTTCCTGAGCCAGTCCAGGCTGACCAGTTCATCGTGCCGCACCGGATCGCGGCGGTAGGCGTCGACAGACAGGGCCAGGGAGGCGGCCCGGGCTGAGTCGAGATTGGCGGGAAGGGCGGCCAGAACGGGCAGGGGGGCAGTGTTGACGTTGATGAGTCCGCTGCCCCACACGGTGAGCATGGAAAGCAGGCCGGGCCGAGTGCCCTGGCCGCTCAGCAGATCGCGGGAAAAACCCCGGATGAGCAGCAGTTCGGCCAGGGTGTCCAGAGAGTTGTTGCGCACGCGGTACGGCAGGAGTGCTGCGGCATAGAAAGCGTCCTCACCGCCGCCCTCGCCGGGATTGTCGTCAGGATCGAGCCAATCGATGAGGGCGGCGAGCAGGGCTTTGGCCTTGCTGTTTGGCAGGGAAAATGTCGGGCCAGTCAGCAGGCGCAGGAAGATCCCCTCGTAGATGGCATGGCCCGACAGGCCGGGGTGGAGGGAGTTAACGGGAAATTTGCCGGTCTCATCATCGATATGGCCGTCGAGGTGGCCGTCCAGGAACCAAACGCCCGGGTACGTGGCCAGATCGGGGAATGCGGCCCAGTCTTCGGCCAGATTGTCGGTATCTCGTTTCTGGCCATCCTTGATGAGCATGGCGGCCGCAGCCAGCAGTCCGGATTCGGCGATGGCCTGGGCTTGTCTGGAGTAGATGCCGCCGTAGGCGCTAAAGACCTCGATCTGGGCCGTACGTGTGGTTGAAACCGCCAACGAGGCCAGGAGAGCCACCAGGGCCAGTACAAAAAGGAGGACCGCCCCCCCGGTCTCGGACGTCTTCATGGCCCCACTCCGGGAGTGAGCGTTTGCGGGGGCAGCGGGATGCGCAGGTCCAAGGCCCGGCGTTTGCCGGAAAAGGCCGCCGTTCCGGTGAGACGCACCTGGGCCGGCAGTGGGGAGAGGTGGGCGGAT
This window of the Desulfovibrio sp. TomC genome carries:
- a CDS encoding tetratricopeptide repeat protein, which codes for MHHAMGRFAKGLAVVLAAAVIGAGPVRAASLGSLSAANDTVYQSAVAASDALDYPTALAYLTQSLTTNPDNGEAYLTRAGIDLVLDVPSQAVSDASKAVSLLRAADTCDQYLPTDSPLLAVAGTSIYSSYPYSSSLYGAGSILNGSSLYSSTNVLSGTTTGSTTGTSTGTGATSSTSGSTTGTTTTGTTSGTTTTGATTGTTTSGTSTTASSSQFSSSEGSQHLPVAEDLTDKDKKKNETMNEYNTTMTKVAMASAYCGGTYLKNMDKLVLGYTLLGDAYLAQGNYSNAQLAYNAALELDENNAKATGGLGLTYIGLGAGTAALSTLNLAVTYDPTLPNVYVDRASYWVSIGDPGRALEDDTTALSLDAGYARAYDAIGRLRYDAGSYQAAITEYDKALALQPSYVAALKHRAKAWQALAAADPAQAATYNQNAQNDLDKASSLQQLVTTSSSATSTSTSSLYSSSLTTAGTTTTLPSSLDSGIR
- the gspM gene encoding type II secretion system protein GspM codes for the protein MKRPLPHPLLLAGGGTALVLGLYLWVALPLADGLAVREKRLGEAMRALDEARQLAGQLSTVGQSPTGETLPEGFSLFSLVESVATKEKVKDNVEFMRPANRELGGGRREMAVDLRLTGLGMNQLLAFVQQVESPKRGIRIRQFILQPSPKGGVDADLSVAVSVSSDKAR
- the gspK gene encoding type II secretion system minor pseudopilin GspK, with the protein product MKTSETGGAVLLFVLALVALLASLAVSTTRTAQIEVFSAYGGIYSRQAQAIAESGLLAAAAMLIKDGQKRDTDNLAEDWAAFPDLATYPGVWFLDGHLDGHIDDETGKFPVNSLHPGLSGHAIYEGIFLRLLTGPTFSLPNSKAKALLAALIDWLDPDDNPGEGGGEDAFYAAALLPYRVRNNSLDTLAELLLIRGFSRDLLSGQGTRPGLLSMLTVWGSGLINVNTAPLPVLAALPANLDSARAASLALSVDAYRRDPVRHDELVSLDWLRKAGGGQNAEWPQGVLSTRSLYFSVLLIGRSGSAQRRLYAVLKREQGKQSNQIPNCKVLYRELR